In a single window of the Tribolium castaneum strain GA2 chromosome 8, icTriCast1.1, whole genome shotgun sequence genome:
- the Ctlp-6e gene encoding chymotrypsin-like proteinase 6E precursor encodes MRFLNLIFIVCFTLTPIIWAKAPGPRIINGKTAEKGQFPWQVAIHVTQPGVSTLCGGALLNEKWILTAGHCVKDATNFKIAVGSNHFNGDDPSRVVFQTSDYILHEDYNKYTLANDIGLIPLPQAVSFNDDIQPIALPSQGLTDGSTVTVSGWGLTSDDGEEASPELMYVDLVTISNSECSTAYDGLDINNGVVCAKGPGTIVQSTCEGDSGGPLVTRDSNPTHVGIVSFGHPDGCESGKPAGFTRTYNYIDWIKGKTGI; translated from the exons atgcgttttctcaatttaatttttattgtgtgTTTTACTCTTACCCCAATAATTTGGGCAAAAGCGCCAG GTCCACGAATTATAAATGGCAAAACGGCCGAAAAAGGTCAATTTCCGTGGCAAGTGGCGATTCATGTCACCCAACCTGGAGTTTCAACTTTGTGTGGAGGGGCTCTCTTGAACGAAAAATGGATTCTAACGGCCGGTCATTGCGTCAAAga CGccactaattttaaaattgctgTGGGCTCAAACCACTTCAATGGAGATGATCCCTCACGGGTTGTATTCCAGACAAGTGATTACATTTTGCACGAAGATTACAACAAGTATACTCTAGCTAACGATATTGGACTTATACCATTACCACAAGCTGTATCATTCAACG ACGACATTCAACCAATTGCCCTGCCATCACAGGGACTAACTGATGGTAGTACGGTCACCGTCAGTGGCTGGGGCCTAACCAGTGATG acGGCGAAGAAGCCAGTCCTGAACTAATGTACGTTGATTTAGTCACAATTTCCAACTCGGAATGTTCCACGGCCTATGACGGACTTGACATAAATAACGGAGTTGTTTGTGCCAAAGGGCCCGGAACTATCGTCCAGAGCACTTGCGAG gGTGACAGTGGCGGTCCGCTCGTTACACGCGATTCAAACCCCACTCATGTTGGTATTGTTAGTTTTGGACACCCTGACGGTTGTGAGAGTGGCAAACCTGCCGGTTTCACGCGCACTTATAACTACATTGATTGGATTAAAGGAAAAACTGGtatttga
- the LOC135267003 gene encoding uncharacterized protein LOC135267003 codes for MNIKYSLVVLVLAVFQQIACDCGCLKCSKHLQVISPPSAPYKVILKGVPSFPEGYRHAYAPQYDYPLNAASVMSQPCQPVFAYKYKLQAPLPPPGKPLAPPMTGLVAKPDRIVIQQTAPSCPVYIDDGACDDAPNTAPPCHSIFQQPMYQQPMPLQAMKLVPFRPRMRPVLEPISSDFYNSLYDCRN; via the exons ATGAACATCAAATACTCGCTCGTTGTCTTAGTTTTGGCCGTTTTCCAACAAATCGCATGCGATTGTGGATGCTTGAAA TGCAGTAAACATCTACAAGTGATTTCGCCCCCTTCTGCCCCCTACAAGGTGATTTTAAAGGGCGTCCCCTCATTCCCCGAAGGTTACCGACACGCCTACGCCCCCCAATACGACTACCCCCTTAACGCCGCCTCTGTCATGTCCCAACCCTGCCAACCAGTCTTCGCCTACAAGTACAAGCTACAAGCGCCCCTCCCACCACCCGGCAAGCCCTTAGCCCCGCCCATGACCGGCCTCGTGGCCAAGCCTGACCGCATCGTGATCCAACAAACGGCCCCAT CCTGTCCCGTCTACATCGATGATGGGGCCTGTGACGACGCCCCCAACACCGCCCCCCCATGCCACTCCATTTTCCAACAACCGATGTACCAACAACCCATGCCCCTCCAAGCCATGAAACTGGTCCCATTCAGGCCCAGAATGCGCCCAGTTCTGGAACCCATCAGCAGCGACTTTTACAACTCTCTCTATGACTGCAG gAATTAG
- the Elp1 gene encoding elongator complex protein 1, protein MKNLELLELVHKGVPYPFTNVTLVSQTPQLIYYIRANSLHSHDLTCGETIQLGPPIFADASHLKSLIIENKTCVVVNNDLFIIALPNKFDKITFDKKIIEISWNPTEELVAVVFDDGEISTFCIDYENAEAFPQGKSSTDAGIPDTVYVGWGSKDTQFRGSEGKIKDQTPVETKPVFDQKPRISWRGNGEMFVVNYWKDQKRQFIVFETPCKALYRSEECPGLQPQVAWRPVGNMIAGLSVTNRQKIVIFEKNGQRRFDFDLTFDVMIKNLKWSPCAQILAIHTVTPTGQTIHLLTSSNYKWYEKQVLEFPAENALLDFDWLDTNQLQVVTQSDVIKYTFRNVVHHNSAAICGVIDGKHLNLTDFNNAVIPPISYARRFTNDKQINFVTFRHDLAMIIDSENDLKIFNVAEPDALLVTINLKKIVDLPQFALSCHHFLLSSESVYFAVTSDESVFYSLDWKNPQANFLTAITDNFSHLLQISGDYDNISGLKSLGNNLFINNNDSILCQIQTLGDQTYVCNLTSNNHFYLNEAKISDCANSFTLFDSYLLYTTKQSELFCLRLGQEGQNFRRNVEQGATIVCAVPNSPQIVLQLPRGNLETISCRLISIDILDKLLNEQKWAEAVRFIRLEKLNANLLFDLNPERFLRQIAHFVQGVHTINELTAICLEFEEGNVLTSIYKNWGKTTDFPQKINTIFASLFKYFDSVDYSVYITTIVAVNLNFFKLRDALIYLQDLYRRTNLKEKLLNAVNTLKIYGCDHEKLYTECLLLYDLELAGFIASCCQLDPRVYEPHLKQLSGLNEVEMRYEINLFAKKPKTAIIYLLRCPKAQTSDVLAFIKTHNVSRQAFENCPPKNRFYQSVSHAFAGDLSAKGCHTEAGVVLKRAGLPEEALAEFQLGLNWRQVLNLLEELNVDKVEKIKIVNDLATRLVQSNVRQAAILFEFYADNYEMAVKVLIEGFFFEEAIHIAMKHKRGDIIVSDVIPMLMKHKIYLEEKLQNLNESYNKYKQRLAQVRQQKFSRFNNDLDDCDERDDLFSDAGSTISKSSRSSRSRSSTASSRNRRKEEKKKQDLREGGIYEDIALIRALHSTIKEFYNKGEEVRNCCVLLLQESDVSYDEIKRIHDFYWKFDAEIQNGVAEIWPPHFYKNYQTLDVRELADLENFEHLDVEFRTPPGGRTNWKLNLF, encoded by the exons ATGAAAAACTTAGAATTGCTCGAATTAGTGCACAAAGGGGTCCCCTACCCCTTCACCAACGTGACTCTAGTGTCCCAAACGCCCCAACTAATTTATTACATCCGTGCCAATTCTTTACACAGTCATGACCTAACATGTGGCGAAACCATCCAACTGGGCCCCCCTATCTTCGCAGACGCCTCTCATCTAAAATCCTTAATCATTGAGAACAAAACTTGTGTTGTTGTTAACAATGATTTGTTTATAATCGCCCTTCCAAacaaatttgacaaaatcaccttcgacaaaaaaatcatcgaaATCAGCTGGAACCCCACGGAAGAACTCGTCGCGGTGGTGTTCGACGATGGAGAAATATCGACTTTTTGTATTGACTACGAAAACGCCGAAGCTTTCCCCCAAGGGAAAAGCAGCACCGATGCGGGAATCCCCGACACAGTTTACGTGGGTTGGGGGTCCAAGGACACGCAATTTCGGGGCTCCGAAGGCAAAATCAAGGATCAAACACCGG TCGAAACCAAGCcagtttttgaccaaaaaccCCGAATTTCATGGCGAGGAAACGGGGAAATGTTCGTTGTGAATTATTGGAAGGACCAGAAAAGACAATTCATTGTGTTCGAGACACCCTGTAAAGCATTGTACCGCTCGGAGGAGTGCCCCGGGTTACAGCCCCAGGTGGCCTGGCGGCCCGTCGGGAACATGATAGCTGGGCTGTCGGTCACAAACCggcaaaaaatcgtaatttttgaaaaaaatggccAGAGGAGGTTTGATTTCGATCTGACGTTTGAC GTTATGATCAAAAACTTGAAGTGGAGTCCCTGTGCCCAAATTCTTGCCATCCACACTGTCACACCCACCGGTCAAACCATCCATTTATTGACCTCAAGTAACTACAAGTGGTACGAGAAACAAGTGCTTGAATTTCCCGCCGAAAACGCGCTCCTCGATTTCGATTGGCTGGACACCAACCAGTTACAAGTCGTTACGCAAAGTGACGTAATTAAGTACACGTTTCGTAACGTTGTTCATCACAATTCGGCCGCGATTTGTGGCGTAATCGACGGCAAACACTTGAATTTGACTGATTTTAACAACGCGGTTATTCCCCCGATTTCGTACGCACGACGATTCACGAACGACAAACAAATCAACTTCGTGACGTTCCGTCACGACTTAGCTATGATCATTGACTCggaaaatgatttaaaaattttcaatgttgCTGAACCTGACGCGCTTttagttacaataaatttgaaaaaaatcgtcgaTTTGCCACAATTTGCGTTGTCTTgtcatcattttttattatccagTGAAAGCGTTTATTTCGCTGTAACGAGTGACGAATCGGTTTTCTATTCCCTTGATTGGAAAAATCCCCAAGCAAATTTCCTAACGGCAATCACCGATAATTTCAGCCATTTATTGCAAATAAGTGGGGATTATGACAACATTTCCGGCCTGAAATCACTCGGAAATAACTtattcattaataataacgacTCAATTCTTTGCCAAATTCAAACCCTCGGTGATCAAACCTACGTTTGCAACCTAACGTCAAATAATCACTTCTACCTCAATGAGGCAAAAATCAGCGATTGTGCGAATTCTTTCACACTGTTCGACTCGTATTTACTTTACACCACCAAACAAAGTGAGTTGTTTTGCCTCAGATTGGGCCAAGAGGGCCAAAATTTCCGTCGAAACGTGGAACAGGGGGCCACTATCGTTTGTGCGGTCCCCAATTCGCCCCAAATTGTCTTGCAGTTGCCCCGAGGCAACTTGGAGACAATTTCGTGTCGTTTGATCTCGATCGACATCCTCGATAAACTACTGAACGAACAGAAATGGGCCGAAGCTGTGCGTTTCATccgtttggaaaaattaaacgcaaatttgttatttgatTTGAATCCGGAGCGGTTTTTGCGCCAAATCGCCCACTTTGTGCAGGGGGTTCACACGATTAATGAGCTAACCGCCATTTGCTTGGAGTTCGAGGAGGGGAACGTCCTGACCtcgatttacaaaaattggggGAAAACCACCGATTTCCCCCAGAAAATTAACACGATTTTTGcgagtttgtttaaatatttcgaCAGTGTCGACTATTCCGTTTACATAACCACGATAGTGGCggttaatttgaattttttcaaactgagGGACGCCTTGATTTATCTACAAGACCTGTACAGGCGTACCAACCTAAAGGAAAAGCTGTTAAATGCCGTAAATACGTTAAAAATCTACGGGTGTGACCACGAAAAACTATACACTGAGTGTTTATTATTGTACGATTTGGAGTTGGCTGGTTTTATCGCGAGTTGTTGCCAACTAGATCCGCGAGTTTACGAACCACATTTGAAGCAGTTGAGTGGTTTAAATGAGGTTGAAATGCGCTACGAGATTAACTTATTTGCGAAAAAACCCAAAACTGCGATTATTTATCTGTTACGGTGCCCCAAAGCACAAACAAGTGACGTTTTAGCGTTTATTAAAACCCACAATGTGAGCAGGCAAGCTTTCGAGAATTGTCCGCCAAAAAATAGGTTTTACCAAAGCGTAAGTCACGCTTTTGCGGGCGATTTGAGTGCGAAAGGGTGTCACACCGAAGCTGGGGTTGTTCTAAAAAGGGCGGGTTTACCAGAGGAGGCTTTGGCCGAGTTTCAATTGGGGCTGAATTGGCGCCAAGTTTTGAATCTCCTGGAAGAGTTAAACGTCGATaaagtggaaaaaatcaaGATCGTGAACGATTTGGCCACGCGTTTGGTGCAGAGTAATGTCCGCCAAGCCGCCATTTTGTTCGAGTTTTATGCAGATAACTACGAAATGGCGGTTAAGGTACTTATTGAGGGTTTTTTCTTCGAGGAGGCGATTCATATCGCTATGAAACACAAACGGGGGGATATTATAGTCTCGGACGTGATTCCAATGTTAATGAAGCACAAAATATACTTGGAAGAGAAGTTGCAAAATTTGAACGAAAGCTACAATAAATACAAACAGAGGTTGGCCCAAGTCAGGCAACAAAAGTTTAGTAGATTTAACAACGACTTGGACGATTGTGACGAGCGGGATGACCTTTTTTCCGACGCTGGGAGTACAATTTCCAAATCTTCACGTTCATCAAG GTCGCGCTCGTCAACCGCGTCATCGCGAAATCGCCgaaaagaagagaaaaagAAGCAAGATCTTCGCGAAGGCGGGATTTACGAAGATATAGCGCTCATTCGCGCCCTCCATTCCACCATTAAAGAGTTTTACAATAAAGGTGAAGAAGTCCGGAATtgttgtgttttattattgcaaGAAAGCGACGTTTCGTACGATGAAATTAAGCGAATTCATGATTTTTACTGGAAGTTTGATGCCGAAATTCAAAATGGCGTCGCGGAAATATGGCCGCcacatttttacaagaattatcAAACGTTGGATGTGCGAGAATTGGCCGATTTGGAGAATTTTGAACATTTAG ATGTTGAGTTTAGGACACCTCCCGGGGGCCGAACCAACTGGAAATTGAaccttttttaa
- the LOC659393 gene encoding peroxiredoxin 2, with translation MPVPSLQKPAPVFKGTAVVDGQFKEISLKDYSGQYVVLFFYPLDFTFVCPTEIIAFSDRINEFKKIKTAVIGCSTDSHFSHLAWINTPRKQGGLGQMNIPLLADKSMKIAKDYGVLDEEAGVTFRGLFIIDPKGVLRQVTINDLPVGRSVDETLRLVQAFQYTDEHGEVCPANWAPGKKTMVPDPQGSKAYFQESN, from the exons ATGCCTGTCCCAAGTCTCCAAAAGCCGGCCCCCGTGTTCAAGGGCACAGCCGTCGTTGATGGCCAATTCAAAGAAATCAGTCTCAAGGACTACAGTGGCCAATACGTCGTCCTGTTTTTCTACCCACTTgattt CACTTTCGTTTGTCCCACCGAAATCATCGCCTTCTCAGACCGCATCAACGAATTCAAGAAGATCAAGACAGCGGTGATTGGGTGCTCCACCGACAGCCACTTCTCGCACTTGGCCTGGATTAACACCCCGCGCAAACAAGGGGGCTTGGGTCAAATGAATATCCCACTTTTGGCCGACAAAAGCATGAAAATCGCCAAGGATTACGGGGTTTTGGACGAGGAGGCTGGTGTCACGTTCAGGGGGCTGTTCATCATTGATCCTAAAGGCGTCTTGAGACAAGTCACAATTAATGATCTTCCGGTGGGGCGCTCCGTTGATGAGACCCTTCGTTTGGTTCAAGCCTTCCAATACACGGACGAACATGGGGAGGTGTGCCCCGCTAATTGGGCCCCCGGCAAGAAAACCATGGTTCCCGACCCACAAGGAAGCAAGGCCTATTTCCAGGAGTCGAATTAA
- the LOC659020 gene encoding uncharacterized protein LOC659020 isoform X1: MRRNSVSLIEAMMEWLKPSLVWSGDHKTLLLSENNNTEPVPDVSLSQIIEKSSQFPIEFPLESVRCCQLQNHTAVKTLEKNINSAYPVIHEHALYLCAVFLLHQGKYGEKKEFYKEMSLLQFIDRLLNKRAVVFMGPVDHYLLLNKTSGSGRWETIGTSSETPPLVLENCLSYDEIKLSALLSVSSFSYFINNGDRNNMGYFEENRSRVEENGVIIGVIGPRLEKSRVMEYREVVICKEQNTSCYGYGPSEEPTLQQEFLKFYGSVNGTYDKVLEQIGSHPEQYLELGRGKYFDRLMYEKRLALSIDTLLIEANDRAKQENKMAYVHVVGLGLGVWKITHQQNKIFMDTFAQRLELLGDELKHISDVRFAYIHETSAGKYSNGDKIKGITLHMIDKNPQEKLAGDDEGKLLVVSYPWDGNALPGNEFWMGSLNGSGDPAAASSSQVAELHNWHINAKASARNLRIATFKGLYTFKEYQEMHKND; this comes from the exons ATGAGGCGTAACAGTGTTAGTTTAATCGAA GCAATGATGGAGTGGCTCAAGCCATCACTTGTTTGGAGCGGTGACCACAAAACCCTCCTCCTTTCGGAAAACAACAACACAGAACCCGTCCCTGATGTCAGTTTGAGCCAAATAATTGAGAAAAGTTCACAATTCCCTATTGAGTTCCCTTTGGAATCAGTACGTTGTTGTCAACTTCAAAATCACACCGCCGTAAAAACCCTAGAAAAGAACATAAATTCGGCGTATCCGGTGATTCACGAACATGCGCTGTATTTATGCGCAGTTTTCCTGCTGCATCAAGGGAAGTACGGGGAAAAGAAGGAGTTTTACAAAGAGATGTCGCTGTTGCAGTTTATTGATAGGTTGTTGAATAAACGGGCGGTTGTGTTCATGGGGCCTGTGGACCATTATTTACTTTTGAACAAAACAAGTGGTTCAGGCCGGTGGGAAACAATTGGGACAAGTAGCGAAACGCCGCCTCTGGTTTTGGAAAACTGTCTCAGTTacgatgaaataaaattatcggCGTTATTGTCAGTCTCGTCGTTTAGTTACTTTATCAATAATGGGGACCGCAATAATATGGGCTATTTTGAGGAAAATCGGAGCAGAGTTGAAGAGAATGGGGTGATAATTGGGGTGATTGGCCCCAGACTTGAAAAATCTAGGGTAATGGAGTACCGCGAGGTTGTCATTTGCAAGGAACAAAACACTAGTTGCTATGGATACGGCCCGTCAGAAGAGCCAACCTTGCAGCaggaatttttgaaattttacggCAGTGTGAATGGGACTTATGATAAGGTTTTGGAACAAATCGGGTCACACCCTGAGCAATATTTGGAATTAGGGAGAGGCAAATATTTCGATCGGTTGATGTATGAGAAACGACTCGCTTTATCGATTGATACTCTTCTAATCGAAGCAAATGATCGAGCGAAACAGGAAAATAAAATGGCATATGTGCACGTTGTAGGCCTCGGTCTGGGCGTATGGAAAATAACCCaccaacaaaacaaaatttttatggacacGTTCGCCCAACGGCTcga GCTACTGGGCGATGAGTTGAAACACATCAGCGATGTCCGTTTCGCCTACATTCACGAAACTTCCGCGGGGAAGTACTCAAACGGTGACAAAATCAAGGGAATCACACTACACATGATCGATAAAAATCCCCAGGAGAAACTTGCAGGGGACGACGAAGGCAAACTGTTGGTAGTGTCGTATCCCTGGGATGGCAATGCGTTGCCTGGCAACGAATTCTGGATGGGAAGTTTGAACGGGAGTGGCGACCCTGCTGCAGCTAGTTCCTCACAGGTGGCAGAACTGCACAACTGGCACATCAACGCCAAAGCGAGCGCGCGAAATTTGAGAATTGCAACGTTTAAGGGGTTGTACACCTTCAAGGAGTACCAAGAGATGCACAAAAATGATTGA
- the LOC659020 gene encoding uncharacterized protein LOC659020 isoform X2 yields MRRNSAMMEWLKPSLVWSGDHKTLLLSENNNTEPVPDVSLSQIIEKSSQFPIEFPLESVRCCQLQNHTAVKTLEKNINSAYPVIHEHALYLCAVFLLHQGKYGEKKEFYKEMSLLQFIDRLLNKRAVVFMGPVDHYLLLNKTSGSGRWETIGTSSETPPLVLENCLSYDEIKLSALLSVSSFSYFINNGDRNNMGYFEENRSRVEENGVIIGVIGPRLEKSRVMEYREVVICKEQNTSCYGYGPSEEPTLQQEFLKFYGSVNGTYDKVLEQIGSHPEQYLELGRGKYFDRLMYEKRLALSIDTLLIEANDRAKQENKMAYVHVVGLGLGVWKITHQQNKIFMDTFAQRLELLGDELKHISDVRFAYIHETSAGKYSNGDKIKGITLHMIDKNPQEKLAGDDEGKLLVVSYPWDGNALPGNEFWMGSLNGSGDPAAASSSQVAELHNWHINAKASARNLRIATFKGLYTFKEYQEMHKND; encoded by the exons ATGAGGCGTAACAGT GCAATGATGGAGTGGCTCAAGCCATCACTTGTTTGGAGCGGTGACCACAAAACCCTCCTCCTTTCGGAAAACAACAACACAGAACCCGTCCCTGATGTCAGTTTGAGCCAAATAATTGAGAAAAGTTCACAATTCCCTATTGAGTTCCCTTTGGAATCAGTACGTTGTTGTCAACTTCAAAATCACACCGCCGTAAAAACCCTAGAAAAGAACATAAATTCGGCGTATCCGGTGATTCACGAACATGCGCTGTATTTATGCGCAGTTTTCCTGCTGCATCAAGGGAAGTACGGGGAAAAGAAGGAGTTTTACAAAGAGATGTCGCTGTTGCAGTTTATTGATAGGTTGTTGAATAAACGGGCGGTTGTGTTCATGGGGCCTGTGGACCATTATTTACTTTTGAACAAAACAAGTGGTTCAGGCCGGTGGGAAACAATTGGGACAAGTAGCGAAACGCCGCCTCTGGTTTTGGAAAACTGTCTCAGTTacgatgaaataaaattatcggCGTTATTGTCAGTCTCGTCGTTTAGTTACTTTATCAATAATGGGGACCGCAATAATATGGGCTATTTTGAGGAAAATCGGAGCAGAGTTGAAGAGAATGGGGTGATAATTGGGGTGATTGGCCCCAGACTTGAAAAATCTAGGGTAATGGAGTACCGCGAGGTTGTCATTTGCAAGGAACAAAACACTAGTTGCTATGGATACGGCCCGTCAGAAGAGCCAACCTTGCAGCaggaatttttgaaattttacggCAGTGTGAATGGGACTTATGATAAGGTTTTGGAACAAATCGGGTCACACCCTGAGCAATATTTGGAATTAGGGAGAGGCAAATATTTCGATCGGTTGATGTATGAGAAACGACTCGCTTTATCGATTGATACTCTTCTAATCGAAGCAAATGATCGAGCGAAACAGGAAAATAAAATGGCATATGTGCACGTTGTAGGCCTCGGTCTGGGCGTATGGAAAATAACCCaccaacaaaacaaaatttttatggacacGTTCGCCCAACGGCTcga GCTACTGGGCGATGAGTTGAAACACATCAGCGATGTCCGTTTCGCCTACATTCACGAAACTTCCGCGGGGAAGTACTCAAACGGTGACAAAATCAAGGGAATCACACTACACATGATCGATAAAAATCCCCAGGAGAAACTTGCAGGGGACGACGAAGGCAAACTGTTGGTAGTGTCGTATCCCTGGGATGGCAATGCGTTGCCTGGCAACGAATTCTGGATGGGAAGTTTGAACGGGAGTGGCGACCCTGCTGCAGCTAGTTCCTCACAGGTGGCAGAACTGCACAACTGGCACATCAACGCCAAAGCGAGCGCGCGAAATTTGAGAATTGCAACGTTTAAGGGGTTGTACACCTTCAAGGAGTACCAAGAGATGCACAAAAATGATTGA
- the LOC659183 gene encoding chymotrypsin BI encodes MFRLVVLLLGVASALALPTERLLPGALPATTSSRYLPFREIGNRIINGSPASLGQFPYQAALYLKVSGGTSFCGGALITPTYILTAAHCTQGVTAITAVLGITDLNGSGGVQAQASRAINHPNYSSSTLANDIALIQLSTSVATSSNVKTISLASSTLGSGVSVTVSGWGKTSDSSSSISQTLNYVGLTTITNAVCANTYGSIIQSGIVCAKGSTTQSTCNGDSGGPLVTGSGSNALHVGIVSFGSSQGCAKGLPSAYTRTAAYRTWIKTYAGV; translated from the exons ATGTTTCGTTTGGTTGTGCTCCTCCTCGGCGTGGCCTCGGCCCTAGCTTTGCCAACCGAGCGACTTTTGCCTGGA GCTCTTCCCGCCACCACTTCTTCGAGATATCTCCCGTTTCGGGAAATTGGGAATCGAATTATTAATGGTTCCCCAGCTTCGTTGGGTCAATTCCCATATCAGGCGGCCCTTTATTTGAAAGTCAGTGGCGGTACTTCCTTCTGTGGAGGTGCTCTTATTACCCCAACTTACATCCTTACAGCTGCTCACTGCACCCAAGG AGTTACTGCCATAACTGCAGTTTTGGGAATCACCGATTTGAACGGTTCTGGAGGGGTTCAAGCTCAAGCAAGCCGTGCTATTAACCACCCGAACTATTCCTCCAGTACTCTAGCTAATGATATCGCTCTGATCCAATTGTCAACATCTGTGGCTACGTCTAGTAACGTTAAAACCATTTCTTTAGCTTCCAGTACTTTAGGGAGTGGCGTTTCGGTCACTGTGAGTGGTTGGGGAAAAACCAGCGACAGTTCGTCCAGTATTAGTCAAACTCTTAATTACGTTGGATTGACTACTATCACAAATGCGGTCTGTGCCAACACATATGGTAGTATTATCCAGTCAGGGATAGTTTGTGCCAAGGGCAGTACCACTCAGAGCACTTGCAAT GGTGATAGTGGTGGCCCATTGGTTACTGGGTCCGGTTCCAATGCCCTTCATGTGGGTATTGTGAGTTTCGGTAGTTCCCAGGGATGTGCCAAAGGTTTGCCATCGGCATATACCAGAACTGCGGCTTACAGGACTTGGATTAAGACGTACGCTGGTGTGTAA
- the LOC659251 gene encoding chymotrypsin BI-like: MFRLFVLLASALALPTDQPLSEDFPVTDSSGNESLPEVEDRIVGGSPAKLGQFPYQAALYLKDSDGKMFFCSGALIAPRYILTAAHCIEGSIETVLVELGTIRLDDKSGGFQVYASQGFSHPNYSPKSIANDIAVLELSKSVPMSANIQTIRLASDKLGVGVSVTLSGWGKTSSTSAGNVCAQGKNYESTCSGDSGGPMVTGSGSSALHVGIVSFGSSKGCDKGYPTVYTRTAAYRAWIREHANV; encoded by the exons ATGTTTCGTTTGTTTGTACTTTTGGCTTCGGCCCTTGCACTACCAACCGACCAGCCTTTGTCTGAA GATTTTCCAGTCACTGATTCATCTGGTAACGAGTCTCTCCCAGAAGTCGAAGATCGAATTGTCGGTGGTTCCCCGGCTAAGCTGGGGCAATTCCCGTACCAGGCAGCCCTCTACTTGAAGGACTCTGACGGAAAAATGTTCTTCTGCAGTGGCGCCCTCATTGCCCCTCGGTACATACTAACAGCAGCTCACTGCATTGAAGGCAG tattGAAACCGTACTAGTTGAGTTGGGTACAATCAGATTGGATGACAAATCTGGAGGGTTTCAAGTATATGCAAGTCAAGGGTTTTCCCATCCGAACTACAGCCCCAAAAGCATAGCAAATGACATTGCCGTGCTCGAATTGTCAAAGTCTGTGCCGATGTCTGCAAATATTCAAACAATTCGTTTGGCTTCGGATAAGCTGGGAGTTGGGGTTTCGGTCACTTTGAGTGGTTGGGGAAAGACCAGTTCTACGTCCGCT GGAAATGTTTGTGCACAAGGCAAGAATTATGAAAGCACTTGCAGT GGTGACAGCGGTGGCCCAATGGTCACTGGATCTGGATCAAGTGCCCTCCATGTGGGTATTGTAAGTTTCGGTAGTTCCAAGGGATGTGATAAAGGGTACCCAACGGTATACACTAGAACTGCGGCCTACAGGGCTTGGATTAGGGAGCACGCGAATGTGTAA